The genome window GTGATATAGATAATATAGTTAAGATTATTAATAACTATAACCCAGAAATACATCAAGCTATTCTAACCATATCTTCTGAGGATTATCAGCTGCGATACCtggaaaaattatttaattttaagagCACTGATACTTTACCACTTTGCACCTTAAAGAAAAGATATGTTAATTTAAGTTGCAAATATAAGAAAGGGGTGCAGCTTGATTGTTGGCTAAAATCGGTAGATTTAACGAATGTAGATATATCTgcaattatcaaaaatttgaaaattaataatgaatataaatcCTTAGCCATGATCCACAAATCTGTTGGTGATAATGAGGAGGCTATTGACTATACTGTGATTGCCATAAATGCTTTATTCGAAGAAAGTacttttgaagaaaagCAATTAcatgaatatattgaatttgCTACCGGAACTGCAACATTAGCTAAGAGAGGTCTAAAAGAAGCCTGTTGGTCTAAAATTATAACATGTCTTTTTTCCATTTATACAAAGAATTCATTGACCGAAACTCAAATGATTGTATGTGGAAATATCCTAAAGAACCTTTTTATTAAACTAGCTCTTGGTCAAGAACCAAATGGTGAGGAGCATCTCGAGAGCTTTTGTTCTGTTTTAACTAACGTATTAGAGAATCAAGATGTCCTGATGAGTAAAAGCCATGTCATGAGAAAATTATTGCAAAATGTGTTTACCGCATTTTACCTAGAGGAGCAATATTCCTCTCTTATTTTTAAGATTTTGGATGCAAATGCTTCAGGGCTTCTGATAACTTACGGAGATAAATTAATCGAGGGCTGGTCCTGTGATGTTATTCATTGTGAGGTTTGCGGCAAAAATATATGGGGCAATGGCATAAGTGATATTATATACTACATCTGGGAACAGAAAAGAAGAGATAATAATGTAGAAATTGGAAAGAATtatgatgatttaaatttagTTATTTTCAGTTGTCATCACGGATTTCATTCAAAGTGCCTTAAAAACTTAGGCCAGAACAacgaaaaatattattgtctCTCATGCAATGATgacaacaaaaaaatagataGCTCATTTCtataatttattcatctcttaattgtatataatttgaatagtATTTTATGCTAATATCTCCTTTTGCCAAATTTGGACGGAGGAAGAAActataaaaaatgatagAAGATCTTATAATATCCCTAATAAGAGTGACTGGATTACACAAAAATGTCAAAAAATACAGATTTTACGTTTATCTTCTCTTGTGTGCATTACAGATGGTTGCTtaatttttggaaaaatagctttaataacaaaacaaaaaaatagcAAAATCcatcatatattttaacCATGTAATGCTCTATTCTCATCTCTATTCACTAACTATTTTTGTATTGAAAGTTATATAGAGGTACTTATTTCATAAGTAAGATGTTATTCATAATCTCTTAATTAAGATACAGATAGGTGTCCTTTCCTATAAAATTTCGAAGAACATAGTTGCCtgtaaaaattcaattgaaatgTTGAAATCGAAAATTTTTCTTGCAAATTTTCGATCaggaaaatgataaaaaacGAACACTcatgatatatttttaatatatataacaaaaGTTCAAATACTAgctaatattataaaaatttgtGGAAAGTATAGCATCAAAaacatcaaataatatgtCAGATTCAGATTCAGATTCAGATTTAGATATTGAATTGTATGATCTCTCTTCGCTTTTAAGTGtttgttttaattgtaaaaatGATACTAACAGCTTTTAATAGAACATTGTCATCCCATGCCCTAGCTGCATTAGAGGAATTTAGACAGGAAGAGGTTAAATACCAAGAAAAATTCAGCAAACTTTTGACCAGTGCTGATGAAGAGTTTgctcaaaagaaaaaagaagaaggtaTGAACctatttaaagaagattGGCAATTATCACAATTTTGGTATAATGATGCCACCGCAAATATGCTCGCGGATGCCCTGTTAGAAGGTGCTGATGAGGATACCGTTATTGCTATTGTTAGTGCACCATCTGTATATGCAGCAATACTAAAGAAAAATGCAGATGAGGTACCAACTAAGCATATTCacttatttgaatttgatgaaCGTTTTAAATTGTTAGCTGAGAAGGatcattttttcttttatgaCTATAATAAACCATTAGAATTCAATGAGAAACTAAGGGGTAAAGTAGATAGATTATTAATAGATCCACCTTTTCTGAACGATGATTGTCAATCAAAATGTATgtattcattaattttaaggtaagaaaaattcttcttcttcttacACATAAAGAGTAAATTTACTaactttttgaaatttttaacagCTTCAATAACTGCAAATGCAATGCTAAAACCCAAAACCAACGAGAAAACTAAACATGGTGTTATTAAAAGTCGTTTCATTTCCTGTACTGGCGAAAGAGTCTCTGATGTAATAGCTAAATCTTATCCTGATGCTAAAGTTACTACTTTCATTCCAGAACATAAAAATGGATTAAGCAATGAGTTTAAATGTTACTCTAATTTTGAATGGAGGGGCTGGAAGTTTGAATAAATCCTTGTAACTTATATAGAGAAAGtaacaaaatcaataaatatgttCACcacttattattattacttttatGTTTCAAAATGGCGATATAATAAGACCGAACAAGGTATAGTTGTTAAAATTTATTCTAAAAACATACATGTGATATAAGTTTcttaattattaataacaaaaaataaatacaagaaataatatcaataatattttactttttaaatttttaatttatttataaaataataattttaaaataatgaacTATCCggaaaatattagaattCCGAACATGTAAAGTATGCTTGATTGGATTATGGTAACTATTTATTGTCGTAATTGTTACACATAGTAGTTTGGGATTTGTCTTCTGTTGCGTAAGTTTTGATGGTTACATGGTATTTATGTTGCATATAGACAGTTCCATATGCAGTTGTCACTTATGTTTCAATACACAAAATGACATTATGTATCtcaattgtaatattaaatattgttacATAGATTAGATGTTGTAATAATTTCGCGTTTTCCCAGGCTATGTTTTTGATtacattattttaaaactttgccgaatcatttttatttgacaGTTGGATGTTGTGATATTGATActgtcagaattattgtagtgtatgtgacagaactaagagtttatgacactttgagtccagaactaatagatcacttactaatggaaagaaggtctagaacaatctttcaagtggtaggtgaaaatttctcactacaatgtaaatggctacgtgataaacacagatgtacaatacagcactaaagagcctaggaggatgaatgaacacgtacgcatgttcattcaactgtcagattaactcatatataaggagggcatctaactctatatagaatagtttaattgcactaataaaagatcaatcgattatttaactataaagaagatggactatactagagcaactgaagtggctaatgacactaacttagatgttggaactacccaacataagcttgtcACTCCACAGATACAGATCTATGGACGTATTTTAACACCATTTATGTTTAGTGGCTGTTAAAACATTGAGTTCAATTCAGAGATTGTTGTCTTATATTcgtaatattaatatatttcctAAGTTTTGATGTGGTAACTCTAAAGAATATACAAACTGATAGGTTTTTCTATATCATTAAGTTATAATAGCCTTGTACTTGTAGGTTTTTAACTTTTGAGCttactattaatattatatttattaaaataacagcatattattattgtaataGTCTCTATCAAAACTTCTTTAGGTTAACATTGAACAATAAATTAGGGCGTGTGGTCTAGTGGTATGATTCTCGCTTTGGGTAATTTCTCCAGTAAATGGAGTTGTGCAAGTCAAATATGCGAGAGGCCCTGGGTTCAATTCCCAGCTCGCCccattttttgataattttttttctttcaatttgtaatgtctttgaaaaatttaaaataatgaaagaGCTATAGGTATAAAAGTTCAATATAAATGTTTACAGTATACTTTTACCTCATCGAATTGAGTTAACATTTATACAACGTAAGACAAgcataaaaattattgcgatatttaatcaaataaaagaaatggaGGGCAAGTCATTTCGTAGCAATTTAAGAACTGCCAAGTACCCTGATAAAAAGACTAAGAAAtctatattttctaaatttaagCAGGTGATTGAACCGTTAATTGATAAGTTTGTGCGccaaaatgataatatgtCTAATGGGGATACTtctatcaaatttaatcGTAGGACTGGAGAGACAGACACACGTTCTTCTTCAGTAAATTTGCCTGGTAGTTTTTTTAATCCCGATAGTTCATATACTAGAATCATTGCAAGGGATCACCAGGATGAAACCTTAATCAATAATTTCCCAGATTCAATTAGAGATTTACATGATGAGGGAGAATGTACGATTGATGCCGATGTTTCTAATGCTAAATTATCTGCTTTTTTTGCTGAAAAGGGCGACCAACCTTTAACTGAGATTGAAAAAGAAGGTATACTCTCGATCATCAAGAGAACTGTTGGTGTGAATGAAAAGAGGAGTAactttgataataaaagtGAAATTGAGGGAATAACATCTTCAAGGGTCTTAAAATCTGCCAATAATTCAATGTGTAGTAGCCCACTGAACCCTCCAACATTTATACctaaatttgataatttgcCATCTCCTAGAAACTTAAGTTTACCAATATATCCAAAAAGAAGACGTATTTTCGACTATTCTAGAACACCATCGACATATAGAACCActgttttaaaatatagTTCTTTACCATCGTCATATACCGTTTCTGAAAGCACTTTACCTATCCAAGagaaaaatgattttaacaAAGTAAACTCTGttcaaaagaagaaaaagaagattaGTAATACAGCTTCTgcattattatctttattggATAACCAAGAATCAGAAGTTAACGAATCATCTGAACTAGCAAACCCATATTCAGCACATGTTAGTAAACTACgtaattataaaaaacaTCAGGTAGATAACCAAAAGGATAGTGCTCCTTTGAATATTGCTGAATATAAACCTATCAGTGTTGGTAGATCTAGCAAATTTGATTCTTACAATTCACTAAAATCAAATGAGCTAACACCATCAActtcaaattttgataGGTATAAACCAGCTAGATCTTCGTCCTTACGCTCTAGCGTAATCACGGAGGACATAcctttatcaaaatttggTAATGAATCTAAAAATAGTGATTCTAACGTACCACATAATACATTAAAATTACAGAGTGCATCATCTGGTTTTATGAGTAACCCAAGcactttaaaaaatgaagaaaagaaagtaGAAAGTAATTCtataaaaacattatttgaaatgaaGCCAGTTGTAAATCCTTCTTTACCATCTTTGTCTAAGAACAATGATGCAACCATAGAAcacaataataatgaaaataatgataactTGGAACTCGAGCACGCCGATGATTCTGTTATCAAGACGAATAATATAGATTCAGGAACTGGTATGGAACctgtttcaatttttggCAAACCTGAAAACAGTAAAGTAGAGCAACCATTTACTTTTGGAAAGGTGACAACTTTTGATAGTAAAGTAGTCAATGCTAATTCCActatatttcaaaatccaATCGCAACTCCAATTGAGAATAAATCAATAGAGGAAGAGGGGATAAAGTTCGAATTTGGTGAACCAATTGCATCCAACATAAAATTAAGTGACGCAGATGAGTTAAAAGTAAAGAAATATACTTCGATGTTTgtcttttaaataaatataagtctgtattattataaaacaataattaaCTAATTgtagtatatataaaaagtaAATTTAATCCTAATTAACGATGTGAACAAAATAGCAGTTTAGAATTAATGTATAATTTACAGTTTCGGATgccatttttctttttgttcatttcttctaattgcagtattcaatatattttatatgtatttatatatttatttatgtatttatttatgtatttatattaattatcaatataatcGTCCTCTAgcaataaatattttgcaaGGCGATTATAAAACCTTTTGTTTAACGAAGAATGAACGTAAACTTTTCATTTGCCAAACACAGATACCAATCAAACCGCATAATTGTAAGATAGTCCACCACATAGCTTTTGAGTTAACGGATTCTGAGATATCTCTGAATTTATATTCACGTTCTCTTACTAAAGCTTGTTCTCTTCTGATATCATCGACCTTCATATTCAAGTAGTTTACTTTTTGATGTAACGACTTCACagttttcttcttcttagAATCGAATTTCGAATCACTACCAATACTGAAATCAATAGAGACCTTAGCTTTTGTTTTACCAACCCATGAACTATCAGTAGTTTCTAAACAAATTCTATGTTCACCAGAATCTAATGCAATAAAAGTGAAGTCACCTACTGGTGCGTTCTTTTGATGAACAACTCTATGGTTATCATCgaatatttcttcaatatcaacAACGATACCAACATTCTTAGAATCAGCATCTCTATATGATTTCAATTCCTCATCGAATGTTTGAACTGCATATTTACCTTCTAATAAAGTACCTTTAGATAATTCCTTGATAAAACATTTTCTATCACCTGTATTACCATAATAGTAGAAACCAAGCACCTGAGTAGGTAGAATTACACACAATAGTgcaaatttaatgaaattaactAATTGCATTATCTCCAAAGATATGACCTGCTCtcaattgtatatataatcttTCCTAAAGGGTAAAACCAAGTAAAAAAGAATGTTTTTTtctcaaagaaaaaagtgGGAAACAAACTagtatttaaagaattgcTCTCTGATTACCGCTAGATTAACTCAATAGGTTTACCCAAATAGTTAAATCAATGAtcgtttatatatatattagttttAAACTCATTAACGTTTCGAAATTATTGATTGagtttatattatttaaagattgAAATTTGGAAAAGTAGTTGTCGTTACATACGGAATGCCTTAAATTTTACAGAGAATCGTCCGGACAAAGTGGTTTCGTATCTCaacatttaaaatcaaaaaactTGAGAACATCACCAAAAGCAATAGAATAAACAACATAGTTACAATAGTTAATATTCCATGCGAACCACCAATATAGTTTGTAGAGAATAGACCTAAActttttggaaattttgACTTTGGGAACGTTGATGAGATGATGCTATTAAAAGCCGTTATATAATTTGGATTTAACTTTGCTTCCCGTAAAACATTCTGATTGTTATTTGACCTGCCGCTTGGAATTTAAGTTTATAAGCACAGTTGAAAGGGCTTCAACAAAAACGTTATGAATCTGTTATTTCAAGATCCGTTCTCAGTGTTGAAAGAATATCCAGAACAATTGACACACACGATTGAGAACCCCTTGCATACTGTGTGTATTAAATTCAGCCAATATGGGGATTATTTGGCGGTAGGCTCATCGAATGGATCAGTCATCATATTCGATATGGATACGCATAAACCAATAACGATGTTAGGTAATCAGTTAGGTTCACATACGCGGTCTATTCAGTCTATTGAATGGTGGTCGATGGATAACAGGTTTATTCTTACGTCTTCAAGGGATTGGACCATTAAACTATGGGATTTATCCGATTCAAAGAAGGTGATGAAAACTATACAATTTGAAGAACCGGTTTGGAATTGTAAATGGATAGATATGCCCGCAACTGAAGGCAATGATGATTTTAAgagaaatttaaaatattgtattGTCACGACATATGATTCTAAGAATTCATATCTAGTAAATTTATCCGAAAGTGATATGGGTAATGAGTCCCCAGTTAAAAGCACTTTGGGAGAAAatacttttgaaattgttgatgaaaatgaatcGAATGAAATAGATGAAGGTAATACATTGACAACATGCATATATCCTATtcataaaaatttaataataataggTACATCAAAAGGTTGGCTCAAGTTTTATAGATTAAAGTTTCAAGATGCCAccttaaaaataaaattattatataagtCTAAAATCAGTAACGCAATTATAAAACATTTAGTGGTTTCAGAAAATGGTGATAAATTAGCAATTAATTCTTCCGATAGAACAATAagacaatattttttgaatgttaatgatgaaaatatgcagaaagatgatgataatgcATCAAATGGCATCGAACTTACATTGGTTCATAAGTATCAGGATGTTATCAATAGATTGCAATGGaattccatttttttcagtAATAACTCTGctgaatatttaattgcATCAACTCATGGTTCATCGGCTCatgaattatatatatgggAAGCAAACTCGGGTAGTTTAGTAAGGGTGCTAGAAGGTTCTCAAGAAGAATTGATGGATATAGATTggaatttttataaaatgtGCATCGCCAGCAATGGTTTAGAATCAGGGGATATATACCTTTGGTCTATTGTGATTCCACCAAAATGGAGTTCACTTGCGCCGGATTTTGAGGAAATCGAAGATAATATCGATTatcaagaaaaagaagatgaatTTGATAGAGTTGACGAAATAGAATTTCAGCAGGAACAAAACGAGGTCGAAGAAATGGAAATAGATTTGATTACAAGAGAACAATACGATATCAGAGGCAACGATTTATTCAAACCTAGTTTTACAATCCCGCCAGATTACTTAAGAAGTATCCTCGCACAATCTCACAATAAAGTATTCCTACCCTAATCATTttccatatatatatatatatataattagatAAATACATCGTTTTGGTAAGTATTACCACCATTAATACCAatgcattagaaaattaattgaaatcCAATTTTTAGTttagttttaatattacattttttaaGGTGGGGAGACAATTGAAAGAACAGTGACCAGTACATAAACtataatttcatcaaaaggctacaaaaaattcaagaCACACATGAGTAGATATATCTTTTCACATAAATTTTTTAgctttatatattatattgttaCAATTCATGAAGATGAGCTCTTATTAGCAGCAAACcagataatttatttactattGGAACAGGCTTGATGAGTAAAATGTCTTAAAAACGGCAACAGTTACCCGCTGGACCTCAGCATTTAGCGTGTTACTCAATtcttaaattatatttaaagcCATTTAGATGATTATTGTAAGttaatgaataaaatattttgtttaaatcAAGTAACAACAAACAACTTAACTAGCTATAGGCAACAACTTCCCTTCATAAGATATAAAATTCAAGTTCGAAAAGTttcaagaatattttattattaccgACAAATTAGctaaatttttgaagatTTTTAGTTTAAacatatatttcaaaatattatatttctgAGTGATAGGTTTGCGGAActgatgataatataaGAATGTCATATAATCCATTTATGAATAATACGCCGCACTCGTCGccaattaaaaatacaCAGGATAGGAGCAGTGATAACAATAATGGATACCGGCTCAGAAAGAAACAGTCCTCCAATTATGCAAACGCATCTCCAGTCAGTTCTATTTCCTCGACATCACAGCTCTTGACTTCACCATTCAAAAGATCCAGGAATGCAGGGTCAAGGATATATAATGATAGATTTATACCGAGCAGGACTGCAATAGATTTAAATACCATGATGTCCATCACTAATACGAATATTGACTACCAAAGTAATGAGAAGGATTCCCTATCAATCACTGAAGACCAAATAGAATTACAAAAGGAAAGAGAGGCTAATCATACTTTCGATAccattttaaaaaatgagtTATTTGGTgagaaaattataaatgattttaatagTATCGAAAGTAGTATAGATCGTATTCAAAATACAAAAAGCTTAGTACgaataaaaaacaatattagaCTGAATGATTCATTACCAACATTACATAACCCCCTTAACAATTCGACTTCTAGTTATGGAAATAGAAGCGATTATGATGACGATGACAATACTGATGAAGTTGAAACAGATGTTGATGATTTCGACTCAGAAGAGAACGCAAGTGGGAATAACAATAGGGTCCCAAGTACACCACCTCACAATGTAAATAGAACAAGTGATTATTCATCTAATTCAGAACCTGTGACTCCCAGACGATTAAATATGTCCCAGCAAGCTGATCAACAGAGTTTCTTGAGCAATTACGGAAGAGGTGCGAGTTTGTTGACATACACAGAACGTAGAGCAACTAGGCCGTCTACCGAGTCAATATTACAAACACAATTTAACAATTCCTCTTCTGTTGTACGTCCTGATTCTAAACAATTGTTATTATCcccaaaaaagaaaacaagaCAAATTGCAAAAATACCCTACAGAGTTCTAGATGCACCATCTCTTGCAGACGATTTTTATTATGACCTTATAGATTGGTCTAGCCGTGATGTTTTAGCTGTAGCTCTAGGGAAGTCCATATTTTTAACTGACAATAACAATGGAGATGTTATTCATTTATGCGACAcagataatgaatttacAAGTCTGAATTGGGTAGGGACAGGTTCTCATTTAGCTGTGGGTCAGTCAAATGGATTAGTGGAAATTTatgatataattaaaagGAAATGCATTAGAACATTATCAGGTCACAGTGATAGGGTATCATGCCTTTCATGGAACAATCACATATTGAGCTCAGGAAGTCGAGATAGAAAGATTTTGCATAGAGACGTAAGATCCCCTGATTCGTACTTCACTCAAATTGAAACACATACTCAAGAAGTGTGCGGACTCAAATGGAATATTGAAGACAATAGACTGGCATCTGGAGggaatgataatattgtttatgTTTATGATGGTGTAAATAGCAAACCTACATTGATGTTTACAGAACATACGGCCGCAGTTAAAGCAATGACATGGTCACCTCATAGAAGAGGTATTTTGGCAACTGGTGGTGGTACTGCTGATAGGAGGCTTAAAATTTGGAATGTGAATACATCtgcaaaattaaatgatgtCGATTCTGGTTCCCAAATATGTAATATGATTTGGTCAAAGAATACTGATGAAATTGTGACATCGCATGGTTACTCAAGATATAATTTGACCTTATGGAATTATCCAACCCTTGAGCCAGTTGCCATATTTAAAGGCCATAGTTTCAGAGTCCTTCATCTCACGCTATCTGAGGATGGGACTACTGTAGTGTCTGGTGCA of Tetrapisispora phaffii CBS 4417 chromosome 6, complete genome contains these proteins:
- the CDH1 gene encoding Cdh1p (similar to Saccharomyces cerevisiae CDH1 (YGL003C); ancestral locus Anc_4.122) — its product is MSYNPFMNNTPHSSPIKNTQDRSSDNNNGYRLRKKQSSNYANASPVSSISSTSQLLTSPFKRSRNAGSRIYNDRFIPSRTAIDLNTMMSITNTNIDYQSNEKDSLSITEDQIELQKEREANHTFDTILKNELFGEKIINDFNSIESSIDRIQNTKSLVRIKNNIRLNDSLPTLHNPLNNSTSSYGNRSDYDDDDNTDEVETDVDDFDSEENASGNNNRVPSTPPHNVNRTSDYSSNSEPVTPRRLNMSQQADQQSFLSNYGRGASLLTYTERRATRPSTESILQTQFNNSSSVVRPDSKQLLLSPKKKTRQIAKIPYRVLDAPSLADDFYYDLIDWSSRDVLAVALGKSIFLTDNNNGDVIHLCDTDNEFTSLNWVGTGSHLAVGQSNGLVEIYDIIKRKCIRTLSGHSDRVSCLSWNNHILSSGSRDRKILHRDVRSPDSYFTQIETHTQEVCGLKWNIEDNRLASGGNDNIVYVYDGVNSKPTLMFTEHTAAVKAMTWSPHRRGILATGGGTADRRLKIWNVNTSAKLNDVDSGSQICNMIWSKNTDEIVTSHGYSRYNLTLWNYPTLEPVAIFKGHSFRVLHLTLSEDGTTVVSGAGDETLRYWKIFNKPKAKAQPESLIFESFYNIR
- the SWD1 gene encoding COMPASS subunit protein SWD1 (similar to Saccharomyces cerevisiae SWD1 (YAR003W); ancestral locus Anc_4.123), with the translated sequence MNLLFQDPFSVLKEYPEQLTHTIENPLHTVCIKFSQYGDYLAVGSSNGSVIIFDMDTHKPITMLGNQLGSHTRSIQSIEWWSMDNRFILTSSRDWTIKLWDLSDSKKVMKTIQFEEPVWNCKWIDMPATEGNDDFKRNLKYCIVTTYDSKNSYLVNLSESDMGNESPVKSTLGENTFEIVDENESNEIDEGNTLTTCIYPIHKNLIIIGTSKGWLKFYRLKFQDATLKIKLLYKSKISNAIIKHLVVSENGDKLAINSSDRTIRQYFLNVNDENMQKDDDNASNGIELTLVHKYQDVINRLQWNSIFFSNNSAEYLIASTHGSSAHELYIWEANSGSLVRVLEGSQEELMDIDWNFYKMCIASNGLESGDIYLWSIVIPPKWSSLAPDFEEIEDNIDYQEKEDEFDRVDEIEFQQEQNEVEEMEIDLITREQYDIRGNDLFKPSFTIPPDYLRSILAQSHNKVFLP
- the EFM5 gene encoding protein-lysine N-methyltransferase (similar to Saccharomyces cerevisiae YGR001C; ancestral locus Anc_4.127), which gives rise to MSDSDSDSDLDIELTLSSHALAALEEFRQEEVKYQEKFSKLLTSADEEFAQKKKEEGMNLFKEDWQLSQFWYNDATANMLADALLEGADEDTVIAIVSAPSVYAAILKKNADEVPTKHIHLFEFDERFKLLAEKDHFFFYDYNKPLEFNEKLRGKVDRLLIDPPFLNDDCQSKSSITANAMLKPKTNEKTKHGVIKSRFISCTGERVSDVIAKSYPDAKVTTFIPEHKNGLSNEFKCYSNFEWRGWKFE
- the ERP6 gene encoding Erp6p (similar to Saccharomyces cerevisiae ERP1 (YAR002C-A) and ERP6 (YGL002W); ancestral locus Anc_4.124), whose product is MQLVNFIKFALLCVILPTQVLGFYYYGNTGDRKCFIKELSKGTLLEGKYAVQTFDEELKSYRDADSKNVGIVVDIEEIFDDNHRVVHQKNAPVGDFTFIALDSGEHRICLETTDSSWVGKTKAKVSIDFSIGSDSKFDSKKKKTVKSLHQKVNYLNMKVDDIRREQALVREREYKFRDISESVNSKAMWWTILQLCGLIGICVWQMKSLRSFFVKQKVL
- the NUP60 gene encoding FG-nucleoporin NUP60 (similar to Saccharomyces cerevisiae NUP60 (YAR002W); ancestral locus Anc_4.125) yields the protein MEGKSFRSNLRTAKYPDKKTKKSIFSKFKQVIEPLIDKFVRQNDNMSNGDTSIKFNRRTGETDTRSSSVNLPGSFFNPDSSYTRIIARDHQDETLINNFPDSIRDLHDEGECTIDADVSNAKLSAFFAEKGDQPLTEIEKEGILSIIKRTVGVNEKRSNFDNKSEIEGITSSRVLKSANNSMCSSPLNPPTFIPKFDNLPSPRNLSLPIYPKRRRIFDYSRTPSTYRTTVLKYSSLPSSYTVSESTLPIQEKNDFNKVNSVQKKKKKISNTASALLSLLDNQESEVNESSELANPYSAHVSKLRNYKKHQVDNQKDSAPLNIAEYKPISVGRSSKFDSYNSLKSNELTPSTSNFDRYKPARSSSLRSSVITEDIPLSKFGNESKNSDSNVPHNTLKLQSASSGFMSNPSTLKNEEKKVESNSIKTLFEMKPVVNPSLPSLSKNNDATIEHNNNENNDNLELEHADDSVIKTNNIDSGTGMEPVSIFGKPENSKVEQPFTFGKVTTFDSKVVNANSTIFQNPIATPIENKSIEEEGIKFEFGEPIASNIKLSDADELKVKKYTSMFVF